The Lacipirellula parvula genome window below encodes:
- a CDS encoding methyl-accepting chemotaxis protein: MSATLSAKNKKTPQAKTKSSTASVDMLGQMAAINKVMAVIEFELDGTILKANDNFLNALGYSLEEIEGRHHRMFCEPAYTQSNEYRAFWENLARGEFQAGEFKRIGKGGKEIWIQASYNPIFDAAGKPFKVVKYATDVTSAKMQSADFQGQLAAISKAQAVIEFQLDGTIITANENFLNCLGYSLDEVKGKHHRMFAEPAYAQSPEYRLFWEKLNRGEFDAGEYKRIGQGGKEVWIQASYNPIFDMNGRPFKVVKYATDVTAQKLQNADYEGQLAAIGKSQAVIEFKMDGTILTANDNFLGCLGYTLGEIKGQHHRMFCEPAYTQSGEYRAFWDALNRGEYQSAEYKRLGKGGREIWIQASYNPILDLNGKPFKVVKYATDITDQKHAAERALARTAKLAAYQESEVTKVSGVLSAVAEGDLTKSYDVASADDDTREVWGTFTKIAEAVNAMCLNLRQVFTGLTNNATQLAATSTELSATATQLASGAEETNTQAATVAAAAEEMSTNMTNMAASTEEMTANVKAVSTAVEELTASIGEIAKTAGQTSAIASTAAQLADSSNVTIGQLGAAADEIGKVIEVIQDIAEQTNLLALNATIEAARAGEAGKGFAVVATEVKELAKQTANATQDIRSRIEGIQASTGEAVRSIKEVGEAIQRVNSASTTIAAAVEEQSITTREIASNVHQTATAASTVSTGVAESAAACAEITRNMAGVDQAAKQTAQGASQTQVVGSELSHLSEQLRGMVSQFQL; encoded by the coding sequence ATGTCCGCCACGTTGTCCGCTAAGAACAAGAAGACCCCTCAGGCCAAGACGAAGAGCTCGACGGCGAGCGTCGACATGCTTGGCCAAATGGCTGCGATCAACAAGGTCATGGCCGTCATCGAGTTCGAGCTCGATGGCACGATCCTGAAGGCGAACGACAACTTCCTGAACGCCCTGGGCTACTCGCTGGAGGAGATCGAAGGACGTCATCACCGGATGTTCTGCGAACCGGCGTACACACAGTCGAACGAATACCGCGCTTTCTGGGAGAACCTAGCCCGGGGCGAGTTTCAAGCAGGGGAGTTCAAGCGGATTGGCAAGGGGGGTAAGGAGATTTGGATCCAGGCCTCTTACAACCCGATTTTCGACGCCGCCGGCAAGCCGTTCAAAGTCGTGAAGTACGCCACCGACGTCACCAGCGCGAAGATGCAAAGCGCCGACTTTCAAGGTCAACTGGCCGCCATCAGCAAGGCCCAAGCGGTGATCGAGTTCCAGCTCGACGGCACGATCATCACGGCCAACGAAAACTTCCTCAACTGCCTCGGTTACTCGCTCGACGAAGTCAAGGGGAAGCATCACCGGATGTTCGCCGAGCCGGCCTACGCTCAAAGCCCCGAGTATCGCCTATTCTGGGAGAAGCTGAACCGCGGCGAGTTCGACGCCGGCGAGTACAAGCGGATTGGTCAAGGGGGCAAGGAGGTTTGGATTCAGGCTTCGTACAACCCGATCTTCGACATGAACGGTCGTCCGTTCAAGGTGGTGAAGTACGCCACCGACGTCACCGCCCAGAAGCTGCAGAACGCCGACTACGAGGGCCAGCTGGCCGCCATTGGCAAGTCGCAAGCGGTGATCGAGTTCAAGATGGACGGCACGATCCTCACCGCCAACGATAACTTCCTCGGTTGCCTCGGCTACACCCTGGGCGAGATCAAGGGACAGCATCACCGCATGTTCTGCGAGCCGGCTTACACGCAGAGCGGCGAGTACCGCGCTTTCTGGGACGCCCTCAACCGCGGCGAGTATCAGTCCGCCGAATACAAACGGCTGGGCAAGGGGGGCCGCGAAATCTGGATTCAGGCTTCGTATAACCCGATCCTCGACTTGAACGGCAAGCCGTTCAAGGTGGTGAAGTACGCCACCGACATTACTGATCAGAAGCACGCCGCCGAACGGGCCTTGGCTCGCACGGCGAAGTTGGCTGCTTACCAAGAATCGGAAGTGACGAAGGTGTCGGGCGTCTTGAGCGCGGTCGCTGAAGGCGACCTCACCAAGTCGTACGACGTCGCCTCCGCGGACGACGATACGCGGGAAGTTTGGGGCACCTTCACGAAGATCGCCGAAGCGGTCAACGCGATGTGCCTTAATCTGCGTCAGGTCTTCACCGGATTGACGAATAACGCCACGCAGTTGGCCGCCACGTCGACCGAGCTCTCCGCCACGGCCACGCAACTCGCCAGCGGCGCCGAAGAGACGAATACCCAAGCGGCGACCGTCGCCGCGGCCGCTGAAGAAATGTCGACGAACATGACCAACATGGCCGCGTCGACTGAGGAAATGACCGCCAACGTGAAGGCCGTTTCGACGGCGGTTGAGGAACTGACCGCCAGCATTGGCGAGATTGCCAAGACCGCCGGTCAGACCTCGGCCATCGCCAGCACGGCCGCTCAGCTCGCCGATTCGAGCAACGTGACGATCGGTCAGCTTGGCGCCGCCGCCGACGAGATTGGCAAGGTGATCGAGGTGATCCAGGACATCGCCGAGCAGACGAACCTCTTGGCCTTGAACGCCACGATCGAAGCGGCTCGGGCCGGCGAAGCGGGCAAGGGCTTCGCGGTGGTCGCTACCGAAGTGAAGGAGCTGGCCAAGCAAACGGCCAACGCCACGCAGGACATCCGCAGCCGCATCGAAGGGATCCAAGCTTCGACGGGCGAAGCGGTTCGCTCGATCAAGGAAGTCGGCGAGGCGATCCAACGGGTCAACTCGGCGTCGACCACGATCGCCGCGGCGGTCGAGGAGCAAAGCATCACCACGCGTGAGATTGCTTCGAACGTGCACCAAACGGCGACTGCCGCTAGCACGGTGTCGACCGGCGTCGCCGAGTCGGCCGCCGCGTGTGCTGAGATCACGCGCAACATGGCGGGCGTCGATCAAGCGGCGAAGCAGACGGCTCAAGGGGCGTCACAGACGCAAGTCGTCGGCTCGGAGCTGTCGCATCTTTCCGAGCAGTTGCGCGGGATGGTGTCGCAATTCCAACTGTAA
- a CDS encoding protein-glutamate methylesterase/protein-glutamine glutaminase: MNLPSHNSPPLRILVVDDSALYRKVVRSVLEQLPNVEVIGHAQNGRLALDRIIAERPDVITLDMEMPELDGLGLLRELGERKIQLCSIMISTLTAAGAQATSEALQLGAFDFVLKPTLPDINANERQLRADLGPRIEACRAVRGRRGSARPKPTAPTRTPAASLQRTPELIGIGVSTGGPLALNKLLPLLSPQTPPVVIVQHMPPIFTKTLADDLNRRCQIEVVEGYHGMTVQRGRAIIAPGGKQMRVARDERRTYIEITDDPPERNCRPAVDYLFRSIAAEYGEKAWGVILTGMGGDGTLGCRTMKDRGAAILAQDEATCVVYGMPRAVAEAGLVDNVGPLETIAARINESLLVGASA, from the coding sequence ATGAACTTGCCCTCGCACAACTCGCCGCCGCTCCGCATTCTCGTCGTCGACGACTCGGCGTTGTATCGCAAGGTCGTCCGCTCCGTGCTTGAGCAGCTGCCGAACGTCGAAGTCATCGGCCACGCACAGAACGGCCGCCTCGCCCTCGATCGCATCATCGCCGAACGACCCGACGTGATCACGCTCGACATGGAGATGCCCGAACTCGACGGCTTGGGACTGCTTCGAGAGCTAGGCGAGCGGAAAATTCAGCTCTGCTCGATCATGATCAGCACGCTCACGGCTGCCGGCGCGCAGGCGACGAGCGAAGCACTGCAGCTCGGCGCATTCGACTTTGTCTTGAAGCCGACGCTGCCGGATATCAACGCAAACGAACGTCAGCTTCGCGCTGATCTTGGCCCGCGAATCGAGGCCTGCCGCGCGGTCCGCGGCAGGCGTGGCAGTGCTCGTCCAAAGCCGACTGCCCCCACTCGCACCCCGGCAGCTTCACTCCAACGGACGCCCGAGCTGATCGGCATCGGCGTCTCCACCGGCGGGCCGCTTGCGCTCAACAAGCTGCTACCGCTGCTGTCGCCGCAAACGCCGCCGGTAGTGATCGTGCAGCATATGCCGCCGATTTTCACCAAGACGCTGGCCGACGACCTCAACCGCCGCTGTCAGATCGAAGTCGTCGAAGGCTACCACGGTATGACCGTCCAACGGGGCCGGGCGATCATTGCCCCCGGCGGGAAACAGATGCGCGTCGCTCGCGACGAGCGCCGCACGTACATCGAAATCACCGACGATCCGCCGGAGCGGAATTGCCGCCCCGCGGTCGACTATTTATTCCGTTCAATCGCCGCCGAGTACGGCGAGAAGGCCTGGGGCGTCATCCTCACCGGCATGGGCGGCGACGGCACGCTCGGCTGTCGCACCATGAAGGATCGCGGGGCCGCGATTCTCGCCCAGGACGAAGCGACGTGCGTCGTCTACGGCATGCCGCGCGCCGTCGCCGAGGCAGGACTCGTCGACAACGTCGGCCCGCTGGAAACGATCGCCGCCCGCATCAACGAGTCGCTGCTCGTGGGAGCCTCCGCATGA
- a CDS encoding CheR family methyltransferase, translating to MSTLTPADVDAVCDLVDNLCGLCWDSSKAYLIESRLANIFKRSGCANYVDFAQRVKANMLPALKSEVIDAVTTHETLWFRDNSPFEALKHKIFPEMIDAKATTALPKRFRIWSAACSTGQEPYSIAMTLADLVPDIHRWDVQIVGTDISPASVETASRGLYGEMEMGRGMDAQRLNKYFTKEGAQWKIRDEIRAMCSFSTRNLHDPFTGLGPFDVIFCRNVVIYFTAEDRKSIFTRMAQILQPNGWVLVGSSESLGDMGPKWAPQFHCRANCYRPTMAGGASLTQSQAIHTK from the coding sequence ATGAGCACGCTCACCCCAGCCGACGTCGACGCCGTCTGCGACCTGGTTGATAACCTCTGCGGACTTTGCTGGGATAGCTCGAAAGCTTATCTCATCGAGTCGCGCTTGGCGAACATCTTCAAACGGAGCGGCTGCGCCAACTACGTCGATTTTGCCCAACGTGTGAAGGCGAACATGCTGCCGGCGCTGAAGTCGGAAGTGATCGACGCCGTCACGACGCACGAGACGCTCTGGTTCCGCGACAACTCGCCGTTCGAAGCGCTCAAGCACAAAATCTTTCCGGAGATGATCGACGCGAAGGCGACGACCGCCCTCCCCAAACGATTTCGCATCTGGTCGGCCGCCTGCAGCACCGGTCAGGAACCGTACAGCATCGCGATGACGCTCGCCGACTTAGTGCCGGATATTCACCGCTGGGACGTCCAGATCGTCGGGACCGACATCTCGCCGGCGTCGGTTGAAACGGCCAGCCGCGGTTTGTATGGCGAAATGGAAATGGGTCGCGGGATGGACGCCCAGCGGCTCAACAAGTATTTCACGAAGGAGGGCGCCCAGTGGAAGATCCGCGATGAGATTCGCGCGATGTGCAGCTTCAGCACGCGGAACTTGCACGATCCGTTCACTGGCCTGGGGCCGTTCGACGTGATCTTTTGTCGGAACGTCGTCATCTACTTCACGGCTGAAGATCGCAAAAGCATTTTCACCCGCATGGCGCAGATTCTGCAGCCGAACGGCTGGGTCCTCGTCGGTTCGTCGGAGTCGCTGGGCGACATGGGGCCGAAGTGGGCGCCGCAGTTTCATTGCCGCGCGAACTGTTACAGGCCGACGATGGCGGGCGGAGCGAGCTTAACGCAGTCTCAGGCAATCCATACCAAATAA
- a CDS encoding Hpt domain-containing protein, whose product MTTSSSDGEEGLGELLAMYASEMPARIESIRKAVATNNREQLKRLFHQLVGSAGSYGFDSLSVEARKVELALGANASIDDLLSDIDAVLRLCERVIAK is encoded by the coding sequence ATGACTACGTCCTCGTCAGACGGTGAAGAGGGGCTTGGTGAACTACTTGCCATGTATGCCTCGGAAATGCCGGCGCGCATCGAGTCCATTAGGAAAGCCGTGGCGACGAATAACCGCGAACAGTTGAAGCGATTATTTCATCAGCTGGTTGGATCGGCCGGAAGTTACGGATTTGATTCCTTATCGGTGGAAGCCAGGAAAGTAGAGTTGGCCCTCGGCGCAAATGCCTCTATCGATGACCTTTTATCTGACATAGACGCCGTTCTTCGGCTGTGCGAGAGGGTGATCGCCAAGTAG
- a CDS encoding response regulator has protein sequence MPSLSPPRISIVTIEDDPAQARWINRVLSNFVPEDVELTSFTDARAAHAHLSEVWTDIVVTDLDMPDVDGLELIRQAKRLNPWVQSLILTAYSTSSALVTAGDIGAADYLVKPVGEGEIEEIVQQSISRLRRWRRSLSDTLWRSRHAIPADA, from the coding sequence GTGCCTTCGCTTTCACCACCCCGAATCAGCATTGTAACAATTGAGGACGACCCTGCTCAGGCACGGTGGATAAATAGGGTTCTCAGCAATTTTGTTCCCGAGGACGTTGAGCTGACGTCTTTCACTGATGCGCGAGCCGCCCATGCGCATTTAAGCGAGGTCTGGACCGACATTGTCGTCACGGATCTCGACATGCCCGACGTCGATGGCCTGGAGCTAATTCGTCAAGCGAAGCGGCTCAATCCGTGGGTTCAGTCTCTCATTTTGACTGCCTATTCGACGTCGTCTGCACTTGTGACGGCAGGCGACATCGGGGCGGCGGACTATTTGGTGAAGCCGGTAGGCGAAGGCGAAATCGAGGAGATTGTCCAGCAGTCAATTTCGCGACTGCGTCGCTGGCGGAGATCGCTTTCAGACACGCTGTGGCGCAGCCGTCATGCCATCCCTGCGGACGCATGA
- a CDS encoding response regulator, translating to MNRESYRVLHVDDDPAMTALVSQLMRRNGIACDELNDPTKAMSLIRDGNYRVVILDLDMPELHGLELLQQIKEYDGGINVVILTGVVLQSSVVRSLRRGASACVFKPLHDPQLLLETIHLAFENIDRWWNTLRELTVLRRGYASPFKLSDGDIAAAVAKEAALENATA from the coding sequence ATGAATCGCGAGAGTTACAGAGTGCTGCATGTCGACGACGATCCGGCGATGACGGCGTTGGTGTCGCAATTAATGCGAAGGAACGGCATCGCCTGCGATGAACTGAACGATCCTACTAAAGCCATGTCGCTCATCCGCGACGGCAATTATCGCGTCGTCATTCTCGATCTGGATATGCCCGAATTGCACGGGTTGGAATTGCTGCAACAAATTAAGGAGTATGACGGCGGAATCAACGTGGTCATCCTTACTGGCGTTGTCCTCCAGTCCTCGGTTGTACGGTCCTTAAGAAGAGGAGCCAGTGCTTGCGTATTTAAGCCGCTGCACGATCCCCAACTCCTTTTGGAAACAATCCACCTCGCTTTTGAGAACATTGATCGCTGGTGGAACACGCTGCGGGAGTTGACTGTACTTCGGCGGGGATACGCTAGTCCATTTAAGTTGTCGGACGGCGACATTGCCGCAGCGGTGGCAAAAGAAGCAGCGTTGGAAAACGCCACTGCCTGA
- a CDS encoding CHASE domain-containing protein: MPSTFRKHRYQVIAATSIVLFAGLACTLLATVITSKAIKSQASLRFDRITDSLAAETRRRVNQPIYGLKGARGVYASSEKVTRAEFAAYVASRDLPSEFPGAVGFGFIERVEAEKLPAFLQSERADEAPEFSIRHFSAGHASDICTDHLIIKHIYPLDRNAEAWGLDIGQDLHRRAVAEDAIRSGEPRITGRVSLVQDPKSRCGFLYFLPVYRNGVEIKTPEQRAKALVGLLYCPIVLEEAMAGVVESEVDFLDLEIYDGANVGGGSRLYDYDGHLNHVLGPLPAGSYSGRMFVAQRTVDIGGRQWTLRTSSTPVFEGNISFAPAIVVAAAGITVSLFSGAIVWSLSRSRSRAESMAKSITAELRASELRIREASLEAERLAEIARRTSNAVVITDVLGRVEWVNEGFTRITGYTLDDAKGRTPGSFLQGPNSDKVVAGALKEAIQKEKPTSVEIINYAKDRREYWISIDIAPLHDAEGVLTGFMAIESDITELKSSSERAEAANRAKSEFLANMSHEIRTPLTSILGCCDILREDGRIEDAPPRRLQTIETIRKAGDHLLTVINDILDLSKIEAGKFHTALVETSLPSVLREVLDILGPRVAEKGIALTCRLETPISDIIISDPTHLRQIILNLAGNSAKFTEAGSIDLIIRQGAYGDAYGDETIIEIDVTDSGPGMTQEQASSLFRPFTQADASLTRKYGGTGLGLTISRRLAEFLGGSVSLKCTELGVGSTFTLKFPLVAAANSQMTNVIASERDVPKTVEPRGRLHGSVLVAEDSPDIQRILKFHLGRAGLRVTTADNGLEALQLIRQEPVSGHGFDLLVTDMQMPEMDGYSLASTLRQEGFVRPIIALTAHAMAEDKVRCLATGCNGYVTKPIVKSELLQACEEWLTIKAIETSNP; the protein is encoded by the coding sequence ATGCCCAGCACATTTAGGAAACATCGCTATCAGGTCATAGCGGCCACTTCGATTGTGCTCTTCGCTGGGCTGGCTTGCACGTTATTAGCAACCGTCATCACTTCGAAGGCGATTAAATCGCAAGCGAGTCTGCGATTCGATCGGATAACAGATTCGCTTGCCGCCGAAACGCGGCGTCGCGTCAATCAACCAATCTACGGTCTCAAAGGAGCTCGGGGGGTATACGCATCAAGTGAAAAGGTGACGCGAGCTGAGTTTGCAGCGTACGTCGCCTCGCGGGATCTGCCTTCAGAATTTCCGGGAGCGGTGGGCTTTGGCTTTATTGAGCGAGTGGAAGCGGAAAAGCTGCCAGCATTTCTGCAATCTGAGCGTGCAGACGAAGCGCCGGAGTTTTCGATCAGGCATTTCTCCGCGGGCCACGCGTCGGACATCTGCACAGACCACCTCATCATCAAGCATATCTACCCGCTTGATAGGAATGCAGAAGCCTGGGGGCTCGATATCGGTCAAGATCTGCATCGACGCGCTGTCGCTGAGGACGCTATTAGAAGCGGCGAGCCCAGAATTACGGGCAGAGTTAGTTTGGTGCAAGATCCAAAATCCCGCTGCGGCTTTTTGTATTTTTTGCCCGTGTACCGTAACGGAGTGGAGATCAAAACGCCCGAACAAAGGGCCAAGGCGTTAGTGGGACTGCTGTATTGCCCGATCGTACTTGAAGAGGCGATGGCGGGCGTCGTCGAAAGCGAAGTCGATTTTCTGGATCTTGAGATCTACGACGGGGCGAACGTCGGGGGCGGTTCCCGTCTTTACGACTATGACGGGCATCTAAATCATGTTCTAGGCCCGTTGCCTGCGGGAAGCTATTCAGGTCGCATGTTCGTTGCTCAGCGAACCGTGGACATTGGGGGTCGCCAATGGACGCTGAGGACGAGTTCAACGCCCGTTTTTGAAGGCAATATTAGTTTCGCCCCGGCAATCGTCGTCGCTGCAGCGGGCATCACTGTTAGCCTCTTCTCCGGCGCCATTGTTTGGTCGCTCTCACGAAGTCGCAGCCGCGCCGAGTCGATGGCAAAATCGATCACTGCGGAATTGCGGGCCAGCGAACTTCGGATTCGCGAGGCGTCGCTGGAGGCTGAGCGGCTGGCCGAGATTGCTAGACGGACGAGCAATGCCGTGGTGATCACGGACGTCTTGGGACGAGTCGAGTGGGTGAACGAAGGCTTTACGCGAATCACCGGGTATACGCTTGATGATGCAAAGGGGCGAACGCCCGGCAGCTTTCTTCAGGGACCGAATAGCGACAAGGTAGTTGCCGGGGCGCTGAAGGAAGCAATCCAAAAGGAGAAGCCTACATCGGTTGAGATCATCAATTACGCCAAGGATAGAAGAGAGTACTGGATTTCGATCGACATCGCCCCCTTACACGATGCAGAGGGCGTGCTCACAGGCTTCATGGCAATCGAAAGCGACATCACGGAGCTTAAAAGCAGTTCGGAGCGGGCCGAAGCGGCCAATCGAGCCAAAAGCGAGTTCCTCGCTAATATGAGCCACGAGATTCGCACGCCTCTCACTTCGATCTTGGGCTGCTGCGACATCCTGCGCGAGGACGGCAGAATAGAAGATGCGCCTCCTCGTCGACTGCAGACGATCGAAACCATTCGCAAAGCCGGGGATCACCTGCTCACGGTAATTAACGACATTCTCGACCTTTCTAAGATTGAGGCGGGTAAGTTTCACACGGCACTGGTCGAAACTTCCCTCCCGTCCGTGCTGCGCGAAGTCTTGGATATTCTCGGGCCGAGGGTGGCGGAAAAGGGGATCGCGCTCACCTGCCGCCTAGAAACGCCCATCTCGGATATTATCATCAGCGACCCCACCCACTTGAGGCAAATTATTCTTAACTTGGCGGGGAATTCCGCCAAGTTCACCGAGGCGGGTTCAATTGACTTGATCATCCGGCAGGGTGCGTACGGAGACGCCTACGGCGATGAAACGATCATCGAGATCGACGTGACGGATTCAGGCCCTGGTATGACGCAGGAGCAGGCGTCATCGCTCTTTCGACCCTTCACACAGGCGGATGCGTCGTTAACGCGCAAGTACGGCGGCACGGGCTTGGGCCTGACGATTAGCCGGCGGCTCGCTGAGTTTTTGGGCGGAAGCGTTTCCTTGAAGTGCACTGAGCTTGGCGTCGGATCGACTTTTACTCTGAAGTTCCCACTCGTTGCCGCTGCAAACTCTCAGATGACGAACGTCATCGCATCTGAGCGCGATGTTCCGAAAACCGTCGAACCGCGCGGGAGGCTACATGGCAGCGTCTTGGTCGCCGAGGACAGCCCGGATATTCAGCGAATATTGAAGTTCCATCTTGGACGAGCCGGTTTGCGAGTCACGACTGCTGATAACGGCTTGGAGGCCCTCCAGCTTATCCGGCAAGAACCAGTCAGCGGACATGGCTTCGACCTGCTCGTAACAGATATGCAGATGCCTGAAATGGATGGGTACAGCCTCGCATCGACCTTGCGACAGGAGGGGTTTGTACGCCCCATCATTGCGTTGACCGCACATGCCATGGCGGAAGATAAGGTGCGCTGCTTGGCTACCGGATGCAACGGCTACGTTACCAAGCCGATTGTTAAGAGCGAACTTCTTCAAGCGTGCGAAGAATGGTTGACTATCAAAGCGATCGAAACGTCTAACCCCTAG
- a CDS encoding sulfatase-like hydrolase/transferase yields MRLSTSFAAVVLAIGVGVTSMPECQTICFGADVGDASGTSSVLPRPDFRFTGDVGRTYLDSDKPQFPQPVKAPKGAPNILLVLLDDAGFGQFSTFGGGIPSPTMDRLAADGLRYNRFHTTALCSPTRAALITGRNHHSNGFASITETATGYDGYTCVLPKACGTVAEVLKQNGYSTAWIGKNHNTPPWDTSQAGPFDRWANGLGFEYFYGFNAGDMNHWNPILYENRNLVPASTDPNYHLTEDLANRSIAWVRQMKSIAPDKPFFLYVAPGATHAPHHAPKDWIEKFKGKFDGGWDAYREETLARQKKLGVVPENTMLTERSHGLPAWDSLNADQKRLYARMMEVFCAYGAHVDHRMGRVIDAVKQLPDADNTIIIYIAGDNGSSAEGGIEGSLCENMFFNGFPTCTGRLQYCCKKAASLSGCSSWRAVSDCAGALAVIVVPFELTYRDANMRLARGQALVGRAVSATGADLELEADHLYHLPVSRWAVDEHPQRGDLQEIGATYTARAEKPQQQACSHYSNGTSPQPGTKSFRCPL; encoded by the coding sequence ATGCGTCTTTCAACATCCTTTGCCGCCGTTGTACTCGCGATTGGGGTCGGTGTTACATCGATGCCCGAATGTCAGACAATTTGTTTCGGTGCAGACGTCGGTGACGCGAGCGGTACTTCCAGCGTGCTGCCGCGTCCGGACTTTCGCTTCACGGGGGACGTAGGACGCACGTACCTCGACTCGGACAAGCCTCAGTTCCCGCAGCCCGTCAAGGCACCCAAAGGCGCGCCGAACATCTTGCTTGTTCTGCTCGACGATGCTGGGTTCGGGCAGTTCTCTACGTTCGGCGGAGGTATCCCATCGCCGACGATGGATCGGCTCGCGGCAGATGGGTTGCGCTACAATCGGTTCCACACAACGGCGCTGTGCAGTCCAACGCGTGCTGCATTGATCACTGGACGAAACCACCACTCCAACGGCTTCGCAAGCATCACAGAAACGGCGACCGGCTACGACGGCTACACTTGTGTGCTACCCAAGGCGTGCGGCACGGTCGCCGAGGTGCTTAAGCAGAATGGCTACAGCACGGCATGGATCGGCAAGAACCACAACACGCCACCGTGGGATACGAGCCAAGCCGGCCCGTTCGACCGTTGGGCCAACGGGCTCGGCTTCGAATACTTCTACGGATTCAACGCGGGAGACATGAACCACTGGAACCCGATCCTGTACGAGAACCGCAACCTCGTGCCGGCGTCGACCGATCCGAATTATCACCTGACCGAAGATCTCGCGAACAGGTCGATTGCTTGGGTCCGGCAGATGAAGAGCATCGCGCCAGATAAGCCATTCTTTCTGTACGTCGCGCCCGGTGCGACGCATGCGCCGCACCACGCTCCCAAAGATTGGATCGAGAAGTTCAAGGGGAAGTTCGACGGCGGCTGGGACGCCTATCGCGAGGAGACATTGGCGCGGCAAAAGAAGCTCGGCGTCGTGCCGGAGAACACGATGCTGACCGAGCGGTCGCACGGTCTGCCAGCATGGGACTCGCTCAACGCCGACCAGAAGCGGCTCTATGCGCGCATGATGGAGGTGTTCTGTGCCTACGGCGCGCACGTCGACCACCGCATGGGTCGTGTCATTGACGCGGTCAAGCAACTGCCCGACGCGGACAACACGATCATCATTTACATCGCCGGCGACAACGGCTCTAGCGCCGAGGGCGGAATTGAGGGCTCGCTGTGCGAGAACATGTTCTTCAACGGCTTCCCAACGTGTACGGGAAGGTTGCAGTACTGCTGTAAGAAAGCAGCATCGCTCAGTGGATGCAGCTCCTGGCGAGCAGTCTCGGATTGCGCCGGGGCATTGGCAGTCATTGTGGTTCCTTTCGAATTAACGTACCGCGACGCTAACATGCGTCTTGCCCGCGGCCAAGCTCTCGTGGGCCGTGCCGTCTCGGCAACTGGAGCCGATTTAGAGCTTGAGGCCGATCACCTCTATCATTTGCCAGTCAGTCGTTGGGCCGTAGACGAGCACCCGCAGCGGGGCGATCTGCAAGAAATAGGGGCGACGTACACTGCCAGAGCAGAAAAGCCGCAACAACAGGCATGTAGCCATTACTCGAATGGCACCTCTCCGCAGCCGGGTACGAAGTCATTCCGATGTCCGTTGTAA
- a CDS encoding helix-turn-helix domain-containing protein, protein MAKSRHTAKYERLLTELRAARKRAGVTQVQAAKHFRTHASFVSKVESGERRIDVVELSDFCKIYQIKLVDFLKSAGID, encoded by the coding sequence ATGGCAAAGTCACGGCATACTGCCAAGTACGAGAGGCTTCTTACCGAATTACGGGCGGCTCGGAAGCGCGCAGGCGTGACGCAAGTCCAAGCGGCAAAGCACTTTCGCACGCACGCATCCTTCGTTTCGAAGGTTGAGTCTGGCGAACGCCGGATCGACGTGGTCGAGCTTTCAGACTTCTGCAAAATCTACCAAATTAAACTTGTCGATTTTCTGAAATCGGCGGGCATCGATTAA